In Zunongwangia profunda SM-A87, the following proteins share a genomic window:
- a CDS encoding Arm DNA-binding domain-containing protein, with amino-acid sequence MFWVYEQRAKNGEALVYVRISVDNKKLNISLKRKVNLSLWDSWAQRLTGTDAFSLEFNEFLHQEYSRFFQCY; translated from the coding sequence CTGTTTTGGGTCTATGAGCAAAGAGCCAAAAATGGAGAAGCACTGGTATACGTCCGTATATCTGTTGATAACAAGAAACTGAACATCAGTTTAAAGCGAAAGGTAAACCTCTCTTTGTGGGATTCTTGGGCTCAGCGATTAACGGGAACAGATGCTTTTTCGTTGGAATTCAATGAATTTTTACATCAGGAATATTCAAGGTTCTTTCAATGCTATTAG
- a CDS encoding SusC/RagA family TonB-linked outer membrane protein, which yields MISDKMIKKYVQEGKIYFPAIEFIAKVKLAFLFVFFLGLLSKSSEISALNLQESRIDITGTVVDSESVPLPGVNILVKGTSKGVTTDFDGNFSIEDVPEDAVLVFGFLGFDTQEVPVNSRTIIKVVMEAAIGALDEVMIVGYGGTVKRSDVTGSVSQVEVEQLKDIPGGSVESLLQGRVAGLQITTSSQAPGAGASVRIRGGSSLRGSNSPLLVVDGFPIGDAGNLQQINPADIESIEILKDASASAIYGSRGANGVILVTTRNPKNGKTVINVRQQTTVSQFTSELNLWRNPVLLAQLSNESRINGGFPPLYIGEVASTGLYYPSVQELQNGDWPHNVRWDDIVFRDTPINNSTTIDVSSSNEKTNFSFSGNYFTEQGVYIEDDYSKFNYNLNVDHKLYDNFRITFSSIGSKGKRNNNGGLAYWRSPIIPVYDENGDYYLTNNNDFNHPIALTENRVNKNKTIDFLSFLGLEWDIIPSLKLTSRLNYKFGNSISDQYFPKTYTEAGEFNNGVASIGNYQAETIISETFANYNKTFGVHKLGVTAGFSYQNDVIRTSNLGASDFVNEVLQNENLGAGNPERNTVGNNLIETELVSGIFRVNYEFREKYLFTFTSRADGSSKFGENNKWAIFPSGAIGWKAGEENFIKELEIFDLLKFRASYGISGNQGISPYQTLSRYGVSEYYNNGNWVTVIGPGYEVGRTGQGGIEVLWGGIPNPDLKWETTAQVDFGVDMGFFNDRLQVIFDYYEKHTDDLLQERILPISSGFDRMWVNEGSIANKGIELTLDGTLIQSNDFTLGATAIFYRNRNEVTGLGSTTESGNLIDPNTGMEFRFSGNSLAMFRAFPNLLAVGQPVNVFYGYKTDGIVQNLEEGVSAGLEGDLAQPGEFKYVDVNGDGVISVDDRTIIGDPNPDFTASFNLSLNYKKFDASIFFNGVFGNDVLNTQSFNQPSNQPLRWTPDNPTNSFPSLRDGRQVEFSDWWIEDGSFVRIQNLNLGYSFEIDSLVSARVFVNATNLYTFTKFDGYDPEVGGDGIYWGGYPRLRQGTIGLTLTF from the coding sequence ATGATTTCTGATAAAATGATAAAAAAATATGTTCAGGAGGGAAAAATTTATTTTCCTGCAATTGAGTTTATAGCAAAAGTGAAGCTTGCTTTTTTGTTTGTTTTCTTTTTAGGTCTTTTGAGTAAATCTTCAGAGATCTCGGCTTTAAACTTGCAGGAGAGCCGTATTGACATAACTGGAACGGTTGTAGATTCTGAATCGGTTCCATTGCCAGGAGTAAATATACTTGTAAAGGGAACAAGTAAGGGGGTAACCACAGATTTTGACGGAAATTTTTCTATTGAAGATGTGCCTGAAGATGCTGTTCTAGTATTTGGTTTCTTGGGATTTGATACGCAAGAGGTTCCTGTAAATTCTAGGACAATTATTAAGGTTGTTATGGAAGCAGCAATTGGAGCTTTGGATGAGGTGATGATTGTGGGGTATGGAGGTACTGTTAAGCGTAGTGATGTTACAGGTTCTGTTTCTCAGGTTGAGGTAGAGCAATTAAAAGACATACCTGGTGGATCGGTCGAATCTCTTCTTCAGGGGCGGGTAGCTGGACTTCAAATTACAACTTCATCTCAGGCTCCAGGTGCAGGGGCTTCTGTAAGGATCCGAGGTGGGAGTTCACTTCGCGGATCTAATTCTCCACTCTTGGTAGTTGATGGGTTTCCCATTGGAGATGCAGGTAACCTTCAACAAATAAATCCTGCAGATATTGAGTCTATCGAAATTTTAAAAGATGCTTCTGCATCTGCTATTTATGGTTCTCGAGGTGCCAACGGTGTAATTCTTGTTACTACTCGGAATCCAAAAAATGGTAAAACTGTTATAAATGTTCGTCAACAAACCACTGTTTCCCAATTTACATCTGAGCTGAACCTTTGGAGAAATCCTGTTTTATTAGCTCAGCTTAGCAATGAATCGAGAATAAATGGAGGTTTCCCTCCTTTATATATTGGAGAGGTCGCTTCAACGGGTCTTTATTATCCTTCAGTTCAGGAATTACAAAATGGTGATTGGCCGCATAACGTAAGATGGGATGACATAGTTTTTAGAGATACTCCTATTAACAATAGCACCACAATTGACGTTTCAAGTTCAAATGAGAAAACGAATTTTAGCTTTAGCGGTAATTATTTTACAGAGCAGGGGGTATATATAGAAGATGATTATTCAAAATTTAATTATAACCTGAATGTAGATCATAAATTGTACGATAATTTCAGGATTACCTTTTCAAGTATTGGTTCTAAAGGTAAACGAAACAACAATGGCGGATTAGCTTATTGGAGAAGTCCTATTATACCAGTTTATGATGAAAATGGAGATTATTATCTTACTAATAACAATGATTTTAATCATCCAATAGCATTAACAGAAAATAGGGTGAATAAAAATAAAACCATTGATTTTCTAAGCTTTTTGGGACTAGAATGGGACATTATTCCTTCTCTTAAACTCACTTCAAGATTGAATTATAAATTCGGAAACTCAATTTCAGATCAGTATTTTCCTAAGACATATACCGAGGCAGGTGAATTTAATAACGGTGTTGCATCTATCGGAAACTATCAGGCAGAGACTATTATTTCAGAAACATTCGCCAACTACAACAAAACATTCGGAGTACACAAATTAGGCGTCACAGCAGGATTTTCGTATCAAAATGATGTTATCCGAACTTCCAATTTAGGAGCCAGCGATTTTGTTAATGAAGTTCTTCAAAATGAAAATTTAGGTGCAGGAAACCCTGAAAGAAATACTGTTGGAAATAACCTTATAGAGACAGAACTGGTCTCTGGTATTTTTAGAGTGAATTATGAATTCAGGGAGAAATACCTTTTCACATTTACCTCCAGAGCTGACGGCTCTTCTAAATTCGGAGAAAATAATAAATGGGCTATTTTCCCATCAGGAGCAATTGGCTGGAAAGCTGGTGAAGAGAATTTTATTAAGGAATTAGAGATTTTTGACCTACTAAAGTTCAGAGCTAGTTATGGAATTTCCGGAAATCAAGGAATTTCTCCATATCAAACCTTAAGTCGCTATGGGGTGAGCGAATATTACAACAATGGAAACTGGGTTACCGTAATAGGGCCAGGTTATGAGGTTGGAAGAACAGGACAAGGAGGAATAGAAGTATTATGGGGAGGAATTCCAAATCCTGATCTAAAATGGGAAACCACTGCACAAGTTGATTTTGGTGTTGACATGGGCTTTTTTAACGATCGGCTACAGGTAATTTTTGACTACTATGAAAAACATACTGATGATCTCCTTCAGGAAAGAATTTTACCTATCTCGTCGGGGTTTGATAGAATGTGGGTGAATGAAGGTTCAATAGCAAACAAAGGAATAGAATTGACACTTGACGGAACTTTAATACAAAGCAATGATTTTACTCTAGGTGCCACCGCTATTTTTTACAGAAACCGTAATGAAGTTACCGGTTTGGGTAGCACCACAGAATCCGGAAATTTAATTGATCCTAATACAGGAATGGAATTTAGATTTTCAGGGAATAGCTTAGCGATGTTTAGAGCCTTTCCGAATCTTTTAGCAGTCGGCCAGCCGGTAAATGTATTCTATGGCTATAAAACCGATGGAATTGTTCAGAATTTAGAAGAAGGGGTTTCAGCCGGGTTGGAAGGAGATTTGGCACAACCAGGAGAGTTTAAATATGTAGATGTTAATGGTGATGGTGTGATTTCGGTTGATGATCGAACAATCATTGGAGATCCCAACCCGGATTTTACGGCTAGTTTTAATTTAAGTCTAAATTATAAAAAGTTTGATGCAAGCATTTTCTTTAATGGAGTTTTTGGAAATGACGTCCTGAATACGCAGTCTTTTAATCAACCTAGTAACCAGCCATTACGTTGGACTCCAGATAATCCAACTAATAGTTTTCCAAGTTTAAGAGACGGGCGTCAAGTAGAATTTTCTGATTGGTGGATAGAAGATGGCTCTTTTGTTCGCATCCAAAACTTAAACCTAGGATATTCTTTTGAGATTGATTCTTTGGTATCAGCACGTGTATTCGTGAACGCAACTAACCTTTACACCTTTACAAA
- a CDS encoding phage integrase SAM-like domain-containing protein: MFEYQNTTCFSKLSPNTSRLYITSQNYVRRFIKKEYNRTDYYLQELDYSFVLRFDNFLRLIKSNTHKGNLQHNAVMKHIEVPPFVRQFLA; the protein is encoded by the coding sequence ATATTTGAATACCAAAACACCACCTGCTTTTCCAAATTAAGCCCTAATACTTCACGGCTCTATATAACCAGCCAGAATTATGTACGCAGGTTCATCAAAAAGGAATACAATAGAACAGATTATTACCTGCAGGAATTGGACTATAGCTTCGTTCTTAGATTCGACAATTTCCTAAGGTTGATTAAATCAAACACTCATAAAGGAAATTTACAGCATAACGCGGTGATGAAGCATATTGAAGTACCCCCATTTGTAAGACAGTTTTTAGCTTAA
- a CDS encoding AraC family transcriptional regulator: MQTNIHREITPLSPQDSFLVFDRIKEKFDFPIHFHPEFELNFILNGKGVRRIAGDSMEEIGNIELVLIGPNLQHGWEQHKCINTDIQEITVQFHNDLFDSKLLSRKIMKPIRDLFQRSAHGILFSEKIAEEIKPKLLNLSKIAGIDYFLELISILHDLANSRNQKLLSSYISSNKDFENSDKIKIIYDYVQQNYQKKISLSEASDLVNMTPISFNRFIKKRTGKTFIEYVNDTRIGYASRWLIEKELSISEIAYLCGFNIANFNRVFKKAKNCTPSEYRLEFRGIKRVL, translated from the coding sequence ATGCAAACCAATATTCACAGGGAAATCACTCCATTATCACCTCAAGATAGTTTTTTAGTGTTCGATCGTATTAAAGAGAAATTTGATTTTCCAATTCATTTTCACCCAGAATTTGAGCTTAATTTTATTTTAAACGGGAAAGGAGTTAGAAGAATAGCAGGAGACAGTATGGAGGAAATAGGCAATATTGAGCTTGTGCTAATTGGACCTAATTTACAACATGGTTGGGAACAACATAAATGTATAAATACGGACATTCAAGAAATAACCGTTCAATTTCACAATGATCTGTTTGACAGTAAGTTATTGTCTAGAAAAATAATGAAACCTATCAGAGATCTTTTTCAGCGATCAGCCCACGGCATACTCTTCTCAGAAAAAATAGCAGAAGAAATAAAACCAAAGTTGCTAAATTTGTCAAAAATTGCCGGAATTGATTACTTCCTTGAACTGATATCTATTCTTCATGATCTTGCCAATTCAAGAAACCAAAAATTATTATCATCATATATCTCTAGCAACAAAGATTTTGAAAACAGTGATAAAATCAAAATTATTTATGATTACGTTCAGCAAAACTACCAGAAAAAGATTTCTCTCTCAGAGGCTTCTGATCTTGTCAATATGACTCCAATTTCCTTCAATAGGTTTATAAAAAAGAGAACCGGAAAAACATTCATTGAATATGTAAATGACACCCGAATCGGTTATGCTTCAAGATGGTTAATCGAAAAGGAATTAAGTATTTCAGAAATTGCATACTTATGTGGCTTTAATATTGCTAATTTTAATAGAGTTTTTAAAAAAGCCAAAAATTGCACACCTAGTGAGTATCGACTAGAGTTCAGGGGTATAAAAAGAGTTTTATAA